The Apium graveolens cultivar Ventura chromosome 10, ASM990537v1, whole genome shotgun sequence nucleotide sequence gcctaactcctccacttgatgataacaaaaagggggagagagaatcaagtaagggggagaaaggtccaactgagggggagaaacttctagttcaaatcagcaaagtaattgtaccttcaattactatctccaagccaccagttgcagatggtatagatcttataaatacagcagcagcaaatttgaaagatgctgataaaggagagttgactctgatcaactggaaaaagattgatgaggaaatacagaaaaagtttcaattagtcatggaaccagatcagtcagccatccatcactctcatgtcaagccaatcaatgtgaatgagatgagcatggactatctggagaaaggacaatcttcctacatcaagactacaaaggctgagataattcttaaaccaagggcaaactatccaaagttatctttgaagaaccctatggattctgtgtatgagacacccaagcctgatgaaaagaagcttctgtcaagatctattctcctctacaaagatccagctgattcagcctcaagaaagagaattgcaaagatattcagaaatgggaaggaaatttgtatggtagctggacatccacaatttgctcatgcaaaggaagaagaaaaatccagattgaagcaggaaaagaggcaagctgctctagatgcaaagaagtctaaataaaagaaagaacattttgctatcttggccaaactacaggctgtgaattcttctcaacaaattccctctcaaccatctcaagctactgaatcagagaagaagattgaagaatagaagaaatccccaagaaagaaagaactggctaaaagaacaaaaagaaagttggatgttgttgacaaggaattggaagatcaatttccaaaggaatccactcaagctgaaactcaagcatcaaagccctctgtggtgtttgaagacataagggaggtggacccctacaggaacatacatggagagcctattgtgccaaaggatgagccaatagagtgggataaattaccaattcctgacttcaacttgccaattcttactaagccaagaaggacaaaatcaagggcagtcaagaaagtaaagctgtcacctctcaaatccaagtcagtagtcaaagctcaacccaaggtcaacaggggagactacttgtacttgtgtgacatcaatgaattctcagatctaaacctttatctggaggagctggatgaggtatgggcaattgatgcatacagaaacctacctgaaaggttggtgttcaagtacaaagggggaagggagattcggtggcctcttcacaggatacttcaagaaagccaagctgtgttgatcaaagtctattcatccttcaagaaaaactttgggttcaatgtaactgcaagaagattagtattgaagaagattgaagagctaaggagtgttagagccaaagatgcactacccaaaactcttatcatcccatacacagggagaagagtgcatctaaggccctactggctgatggaattcatggatgacaagggtgtgagaagatttttcagattagaagaccaattgagtatctctagcaatgagactctcttggaaatacaagaaatgttagatctctcagaatctgatgaattagaattccacagacagctccagaatcaaattgaagaaaacaacagaaagcttggaagaagatccagaccttcaagaaactagaaaaatctactcaggctagaggagcatcttgaactgactgtgagccaaaccttgtacattttatttaaattgaagcactttcagttctatctacttatctttaaaaagatattttaggatgttttgttatcatcaagtatctctaaatttatggctacaattccagtagacataaattgggggagattgttatgaatatgttgtgtacttgatgattacctaaacaaaacatctaagtagattttacttagtgaagtaatgtagcactcgacggataagagttttagtcccgacggataactcattatagtcccgacggatgattaacttattatccatcgagtgagtagcttatgtaataataagtttgtagcacagtgttgtatgcacctttgtatagaatctgtagtagcatataagtcatgttgactttaactagatatgcagaataggttgattaactgtacataagcaatgtcttgtaattctgtataagtgaaatgaagtcaagtgccaaaatagctaccaacggatgattaacaaagcttcgacggatgatcaaatgactatcaacggatatttaatatagcagttgacggatgatcaattaagtcatcgacggataatcaattaagtcatcgacggatgatctgaaagtcaacggatgatcatatcaagattcaaatatcagttgaacagtgaaagctgacacacagccgttgagttggatacaagtacactgtggaagcccattaactgggtaatagaggacaaaaagcagcaaagatcaagactgttagattttatatttgttcagtacttttgactttgtaatcttggtaatatataaaccaagagagtagcaaatagaaaaataattgagATAACTAAGAAACAataacagagaaatctttgtaagcactatctttagcatttcctgtattcttagcagttctatttttgtaagcagctgtgagcatatctgcacacagagtcctctcgatatattaaatatatctctggtggaattgtttaaatccaccagaaagtttttaaagactcttgtttttaattacttatgttttgattcattcaagtttacattccgcattgtgctaatcaaaacaaatatattcttaatcgagttgaacatttttatttcaagaaaaaggttcaagaattccattcaaccccccttttgtaattcttgctatattgttaagggactaacaaaacTGTTGGAAAACTACTTGGTAATTTTTTCGGCGAATTTTTGATGTATGACCATAAAAATGATAGTAGCTTGTGGAGGGATTGTATGCGTATAAAAATAAAAATGGATGTTTGGATGCCTctgaagagaaagaaaaagatTGTAGACAGAAACGGGAAAGAGTTTGTAGTGCATTGTAAGTATGAAAGGCTGGGAGAGTTTTGTTTCATTTATGGATTGGTGACTCGTACGGATAGCTCCTGCAGAAAGTTTCTAGAAAATCCAGGGGATAACATAGTGAAAGAATGGGGAGCTTGGATACGTGCACCTCCGAGAAGGCTAACCGGACAGGTCAAGAGTAAGTGGCTGCGTGACGGCGGGGAGGATGACTGGGAGTCCAAAAATGGAAGGAGCAATAGAAGTGTGAAATCAGGGATGTTTGGTACAGATTCCAGGGGTGAGGAGGATAATCAGGGGAGATATTTTAGGGGAAAAGATAAGGCAATTGTAACAGCtgctatttttcaaaattcaaatagTATGGGGTGTGGCGCGAAAGAATTAAAAAATAATGGGCCGGGTGAGGAGGAATTAAATGGACTGGCTATTGTGGAGAGGAAGAGACGTAGGGAGAATATTTTAGCCCATGAAGTAAGTCAGGTAGGAAATAATTCACAAGTTAAAATATATGACAACATAGAGTTATACAATTCTGAGGCAAACCTTTCTGAAATGGATTGCGCTGCTTCTTCAAAAACTGTTTTGGCTACGCTTGCTAAGCAAGCTAGCCATCCGCAATGAATTTCTTAAGCTGGAACTGCCGAGGATTGGGGAATTCTCGGGCCGTTCGTGTCCTAAGGGACCTTGTTAAAACCCGAAAGCCTGATTTTATCTTTCTCTCAGAAACTCTCGTTAGTAGTATAAAAATCTCTGAACTTTGTTTGAGTCTTGGTTTTGTACATAATTTTGCTGTTGATTGTGTTGGTAGAGGAGGTGGTCTTGCAGTGATGTGTAAAAATACAGTGGTCTGTAACATTGGTAGTTCTTCACTTAACCATATTGACGTGGAAATCCTTCGTGATACAGTTCCGCACTGGCGCCTGATGTGTTTTTATGGTATGCCAGAAAGAGATCACATACGAGAATCATGGGACTTCATCAGACATCTTTCTTCTATCTCATCTCTTCCATGGTGCATTGTTGGAGACTTCAATGACATGCTTTTTCCGAGTGATAAAAAAGGTAAACATAATCATCCTCAGTTTCTTATGCATGGTTTTAGGGAAGCAATTGTTGATAGTAAACTCGTGGAGATTGATCTCAGTGGTGGTCATTTTACTTGGGAAAAAGGAAAGGGTACAACTAACTGGGTTCATGAGCGGCTAGATAGAGCCTTTGCTTCTGACACATGGTGGTAGCTGCA carries:
- the LOC141691191 gene encoding uncharacterized protein LOC141691191, with the protein product MNFLSWNCRGLGNSRAVRVLRDLVKTRKPDFIFLSETLVSSIKISELCLSLGFVHNFAVDCVGRGGGLAVMCKNTVVCNIGSSSLNHIDVEILRDTVPHWRLMCFYGMPERDHIRESWDFIRHLSSISSLPWCIVGDFNDMLFPSDKKGKHNHPQFLMHGFREAIVDSKLVEIDLSGGHFTWEKGKVYSDHDPIQLELCNSNLSKKEFRFKFENTWFHESSFRDEVNQYWDSLSRLQLMPKLISMSSYMAKWGRNFFHKFRDKLCKQREIVNALAEKTDEESIKNYFLEKDKLHELLLHEESYWKQRAKTFWLAEGDANSKFFHAYASARRKTNFISKLRVDGGDFVTKEEDMHRVVLDYFQTVFGE